The Setaria italica strain Yugu1 chromosome VIII, Setaria_italica_v2.0, whole genome shotgun sequence genome includes the window gGTTTTTTATGCCGGCCTATGTCAGGTGTTTATTATACTTGCATTTTTTAATCCATGCTTCAAACTGAATAAACTAATTGCACACTGCACATCATGCATAAAAGCAGAAACCAATCAATCCAAAACCACACATGTACAAGGTAAAGTGACGAAAGCAATACCTTGATCAGCAGGAAGCACAGTGAAGACACCTGAGGCAAGCCCACGGATGGCAGGCCCAACAACTGCAGTTCCTCAAACAAACTGGGGAAGAATGCACCAGAGACAGCAGCAACTGCAATCTTAGAAAAACGCTGAGAAGCAAATCCCACATGCATCATCAATCATAGAGGGCAGCAGCAAACACTAAACACATTCACTGATTTCATGTATGCCAAACAGTCATATTCATGCAAATATACCAGAATCGACAAACTAAATGCTATGTAAAATTAGTTTACACTTCCACAAATACACACTTAATTTTTTCCTCGGACATGCAAGAGAGCTTATCAGTCCAAGTACAAGCCTCCCCTTAAAGGGATGAACTCAACTCATAATCATACCCACCAAAAACAACAGGACTACACACGCGccactagaaaaaaaaaacacacgaCCCGACCGCACACTACGGCTGAAACTAATCCAGCCAGAGGGGTGTAAAACAAATAAACACACACTATTGATGCAAACATTTGAAGGAGAACAGAAAAATGAAGGTTCGCCTTATGGCACAGCATAAATTCCTGCTCTCTTGAGAAGAACAGTAGATTGTTCATATGAAATAAATGGAAAGACAAAAGATTAATGTTTGCATTAACTCAATTGTGATGATATCTATTATTTTACTAAATTGCACATCATCGGCTGACTGCCAGAGTTTTAGACCAAAATATCAAAATTTGTTTGCAGCATCATTCCTGTCCATCGACATAGTTATGTGATTAAGTGTTGTGTAGTATTCCATTGGTATAGAATTCGCTTCAGACAGATAAATTGTGAGATAAGTATCACCCAAAGAGAATAAGATTCTTTCTTCACCCACTCCAAAAGAATTAATGAACCAAATAAAAAGGATAACAACATATTGCTTTGTACTATGCTGCAACATCTTCATTTCATGACTGCATACTGTGCGTCCATCCAACCGGGGGCAACTCTGTTCTGAATCAATGACCAACAACCATCCAAAAGAGGGCATCATTAGTATTTCGCTCCATGGGATTTAACTGTACCAAAAGTGCAGGACAATAAGCTAtgaaatatagcaaacagaggCAATTTACTTGAAATTATAAAAACTATAATTACCTTCTGTTGGAAATTTGGAATACATGTAGTCACCAAGAGTTGATTCCAACACCTCAAACTCTTTTCACCTAAAACCAATATGATGAAAGGTGAAGTTTTAAACCATGGAGGGATCGCTTCCTGCACATATACAGAGCTGTTACCATCTGGCAACTAGAGGTCATGAGTGCATCAGCCTACGCCAAGCAGTAATCATGTGCATCAGCCCTTGTTCATTGATTTTCAATAAACATTTGGGTTTGAGGGTGGCATGGCTTGCTGCGCACTTTAACATCCCCAGCCTATGGAGCCTCCAATAACCGATTTACAGGAGTAGCACCTTTATAGAGATAACACAGTTCTGGTTTCCTTGATGTGGGGCATGATGCACTGATCGACTGGTTAGGTGCTTCATCATTCATCTCCGTAAAGGATCATCTATTCAGTCTTCACTGAATTGTCCATTTCACGGGAGCATCCAGTCAGGTTGCGGATCTTTTTTCTTGGACTAAGACCGCAGCAGCCTAGACATATATAATGCTGATCGGACTTTCCTCAAATCATTTTTAAACCCTGCACTACGAAGCCCGGAAATGACAGCACGCTTTGCAGACGCTAGAACATTATTCCCTTCATGCAAGCAGATCCGCAAAAATTTGGATGCCATATGGTACCTACCCACCTTACATAGACCATGGACTAGTGAAGTGTAAGTAAAATCATCCTTTAGCTTCATGCTGTGCAGTACTTTGATGGCTGCATCCACCTCATGAGATTTGCATAGTGCGTCAATCAAGCAATTGTATGCCACAACATTTGATTGCATGCCCATCATCTCCATGGACCATATCTGCTTCTCTGCTTCCCCGATTTGCCCCATCTTGCACAGACCATTAACCAAAATTGAGAATGTGTACTCATCACTCTCCAGACCACCTTCTTCCATCATGTTCAACAGCTCAAACGCATCGTCCAGCTTCCCTTCCTGGCATCGCAGGTGGATCAGGGTGTTGTAGCACACATTGTCAATAGTGGAACCGCTTTGTATCATGAGCTCACAATAGGTATTGGCTTCCTGCATCCGGCCCTTCTTGACAAGCGCACTGATCACCGTCGTGTACGGGAAGGCATCTGAAATGTACCCTCCTTCAAGCAGGGACAAAAAGGTCTCCAAACCCTGATCAAACCTGCCGTACCTAAAGCAGCACTTCATAACCGTCGTGTATGTGACAGCATTCGGAGCATGCTCGGTACTCCCCAGCTCCTTAAGGACCATGCGGGCATAGCCCACCTTGCCTGACTTGCACAGCCCGTTGATCATTGTGTTGTAAGTGACAATGCCAATGGGGAGACCCACCCTCTGCAGGTACCTGAACATCCTGTACGCGTTCGTCGCGTGGCCGGTCCTGAACAGCCCGTCGAGCATCGTGTTGTAAGTCGTGGCACTCGGCGTGACGCCCTTCTCCGCCATATCGGCGAACACCCGGTAGGCGTCCTCCGGGTGGCCGGACCGGAACAGGCAGTGCATGAGCGCGTTGTAGCTCCACGAGTCGGGGGCGACGCCCGAGCGGATCATTTCGTCGAACAGGTCGAGGGCGCGCATCGTgagcccgcgccgcgccgcgcccgagATGAGGGAGTTGTAGGTGACGGCGTCGGGGCTCACCCCGGCCTCCCGCATCCGGTGCACGACAGCGAGCGCCGCGTCGAGCCCCGCGGCCCGGCAGTACGCGGCGAGGAGGGTGTTGTAGGTGACGACGTCGGGGGGCAGGCCGAGGCGGATGGCGTCGACGAGGACGGACTCCGCGCGGTCGAGGCAGCCCCCGCGGCAGAGCGCGGCGAGGGTGACGTTCATCAGCCGCGTGGAGAGGTGCAGCAGCGCCCGGGACCGGGCCATGgttccgcttcctcctcctccccgccgatgAGATACTCTCTTCCGGGCTCGGCAGCGCTCCGCTTGCTCCCTCGACTCCCATACAGCTCCCTCGCTGTCTGACGGCTCGCTACGAGCAAGGCGGACGCCTTGTCATGGAGAGGCAGCTCGGCTGCAGGCGTCGGCGGGAGGTCGGTGGTTcagtggcggcgccgccgccgccgccgggtctgGGGAGAAGGGAGGTGGGAAACAGGGGGATGCGCAGACCGCGCAAGAGAGAGGAGGGCTGCTAGcgggccccacatgtcattgAACTTCACAATTACTTTGTCCCCGCTAGACAGTGGGGaggatttttcaaaaaattcgTCAGTGAGAAGGACGGATTACTGTATTATTAACAAGTTTAATTTTCTTTCACGATAGTATCtccgagagaaaaaaaaatctttcaatTACAAGACACTTCTTTCATATAAAATAATGGCAAGTCAACAATGATATCCCTACTCTCTTGTACAATTGATCTTCACACCAAAGCTTAAAATGCTATGTTACAAAATAGTCTGTTCGTAATGCAACAATATCTGCGAATACAATGAACAAATCAGCGACCGCGGCAGTACACCAGTGAGCGAAGTCAGCAGGGTACATACGcaaaaaaatggaaaacaatACAAAAATTATACAGGCGAGCAAAATACACACAATCCAAATCGATTTCACTGCGCTTTCATGGCTTTCTCCTTGCACAGCTGGTGCCACTCCTGCAGCACGGCGGCCTGGAGGGCACGGtgctcggcttcctccgcgGTGAGCTTGGAGAGTGTCGAGGGGCCCTTGGGATTCCCGAATCCATCCAGTTCCTCACTCTGCTTtcgctcctcttcctcctcttgctcGGTCTTGGCGGGCGGGACCTTTGGCTTGGCCGCCTTGAGAATGGCGAGCCTCTCCATAGAGATCTTCAGCCGCTCGGCGGCAGCACTCTTCACCTCATCCTCGGGCATGTATTCCACAGCACCATCGGTGATATCATCCAACCATCCCTGGAGGTCA containing:
- the LOC101776030 gene encoding putative pentatricopeptide repeat-containing protein At4g17915; this translates as MARSRALLHLSTRLMNVTLAALCRGGCLDRAESVLVDAIRLGLPPDVVTYNTLLAAYCRAAGLDAALAVVHRMREAGVSPDAVTYNSLISGAARRGLTMRALDLFDEMIRSGVAPDSWSYNALMHCLFRSGHPEDAYRVFADMAEKGVTPSATTYNTMLDGLFRTGHATNAYRMFRYLQRVGLPIGIVTYNTMINGLCKSGKVGYARMVLKELGSTEHAPNAVTYTTVMKCCFRYGRFDQGLETFLSLLEGGYISDAFPYTTVISALVKKGRMQEANTYCELMIQSGSTIDNVCYNTLIHLRCQEGKLDDAFELLNMMEEGGLESDEYTFSILVNGLCKMGQIGEAEKQIWSMEMMGMQSNVVAYNCLIDALCKSHEVDAAIKVLHSMKLKDDFTYTSLVHGLCKVGRYHMASKFLRICLHEGNNVLASAKRAVISGLRSAGFKNDLRKVRSALYMSRLLRS